The Thamnophis elegans isolate rThaEle1 chromosome 15, rThaEle1.pri, whole genome shotgun sequence genome includes a window with the following:
- the SLC25A33 gene encoding solute carrier family 25 member 33 produces MAGVSAEKSTLLHLFAGGCGGTVGAIFTCPLEVIKTRLQSSRLAFRAVYYPQVHLGTLSGEGVVRPTSLPPGVVQVLKSILEKEGPKSLFRGLGPNLVGVAPSRAVYFACYSRAKEQFNHVFVPNSNMVHISSAASAAFVTNSLMNPIWMVKTRMQLERRVCGSKQMNTLQCARYVYRSEGIRGFYRGLTASYAGISETIICFAIYERLKQLLKDPIRSPFTGNPEKNSTNFIGITVAAAISKGCASCIAYPHEVIRTRLREEGTKYQSFLQTARLVFQEEGYFAFYRGLFAQLMRQIPNTAIVLSTYELIVYLLEEQVK; encoded by the exons ATGCGGAGGGACGGTGGGGGCCATCTTCACCTGCCCTTTGGAAGTGATCAAGACAAGATTGCAGTCCTCAAGGTTGGCTTTCCGGGCTGTCTATTATCCGCAGGTCCATCTGGGCACGCTCAGTGGCGAAGGCGTGGTCCGGCCTACCTCTCTGCCTCCAGGTGTCGTCCAGGTGCTGAA gtcCATTTTGGAAAAGGAGGGCCCAAAGTCACTTTTCCGTGGGCTGGGTCCCAATCTGGTCGGAGTTGCGCCATCCAG GGCTGTCTATTTTGCGTGTTATTCCCGAGCGAAGGAGCAATTCAACCACGTCTTCGTACCCAACAGCAATATGGTCCATATCTCTTCGGCGGCTTCCGCAG CTTTTGTGACTAACTCCTTGATGAATCCCATCTGGATGGTGAAAACCAGAATGCAGCTAGAAAGAAG AGTCTGCGGCTCGAAGCAAATGAACACCCTCCAGTGCGCCAGATACGTTTACCGCTCCGAAGGCATCCGGGGTTTTTACCGAGGCCTCACCGCCTCCTACGCGGGCATCTCCGAGACCATCATCTGTTTCGCTATTTACGAGAGACTGAAGCAACTTTTAAAAGATCCCATCCGGTCTCCTTTCACCGGAAACCCGGAGAAGAATTCCACCAATTTCATCGGAATCACAGTTGCCGCCGCCATTTCAAAAGGATGTGCGTCTTGCATCGCTTACCCACACG aGGTCATCCGGACAAGGCTACGTGAGGAAGGCACCAAGTACCAGTCCTTCCTCCAGACGGCCCGGCTAGTATTCCAGGAAGAAGGGTATTTTGCTTTTTACCGTGGACTTTTCGCCCAGCTGATGCGGCAAATTCCAAACACAGCCATCGTCCTTTCCACCTACGAATTGATTGTGTATCTTTTAGAAGAGCAAGTGAAATAG